The following are encoded in a window of Mycobacteroides chelonae CCUG 47445 genomic DNA:
- a CDS encoding cutinase family protein — MNRYVKRGSVGVSMFAVSAAAAAVLTAQTESSPTARAAGCPDVDVSFARGTNDSPGLGDVGKAVTDEIVERLPGKSVDIYAVNYPASFDWVRAGDGANDMSFHVQEVARNCPNTQFVLGGFSQGAAVVDVLFGKNGTGLTFNNPLPADLEKRIPAIVLIGNPKNWQVAGMNLDLEIRDDLRSKVIDICNPGDGICDPAGGGLGPHMQYKSDGSADRAADFVVGRLNAVAAGSSATTPSSSSTSGPASTSKSANPLSATTSPAVTTPSPTTSAPQPSSSTPKPVAASPTRKAPAWMMPSTDGPAADAPAAVASTSSITAPDPARHGPPPGPASGGQ; from the coding sequence ATGAACCGATACGTCAAGCGTGGATCGGTCGGGGTTTCGATGTTCGCGGTATCCGCGGCAGCCGCCGCGGTGCTCACCGCACAAACGGAGAGCTCTCCCACCGCCAGAGCGGCGGGCTGTCCGGATGTGGATGTGTCCTTCGCGCGCGGGACCAACGATTCGCCGGGCCTCGGCGATGTCGGCAAGGCCGTCACCGACGAGATCGTCGAGCGGCTCCCGGGCAAGAGTGTCGACATCTATGCGGTCAATTACCCGGCCAGTTTCGATTGGGTCCGTGCCGGCGATGGCGCCAACGACATGAGCTTCCACGTCCAGGAAGTCGCGCGAAACTGCCCGAACACTCAGTTCGTGCTGGGCGGTTTCTCTCAGGGCGCAGCCGTCGTCGATGTGCTGTTCGGCAAGAACGGAACAGGGCTCACCTTCAACAACCCGCTCCCGGCAGACCTCGAAAAGCGCATCCCCGCAATCGTATTGATCGGGAATCCGAAAAATTGGCAGGTTGCCGGCATGAATCTGGACCTGGAGATCCGGGACGATCTGCGTAGCAAGGTCATCGACATCTGCAACCCCGGTGACGGGATCTGTGATCCGGCCGGCGGCGGACTCGGCCCGCACATGCAGTACAAGTCCGACGGATCGGCCGACCGGGCCGCCGACTTCGTCGTCGGCCGGCTCAACGCGGTGGCCGCCGGCAGTAGCGCCACGACTCCGAGCAGCAGTTCGACGAGCGGCCCGGCGTCGACCTCCAAGAGTGCCAATCCGTTGAGCGCGACGACCTCGCCCGCGGTCACGACGCCATCGCCCACCACATCGGCACCGCAGCCCTCATCGTCCACACCGAAGCCAGTGGCGGCATCGCCGACGCGCAAGGCGCCGGCGTGGATGATGCCGTCGACCGACGGCCCGGCAGCCGACGCTCCCGCCGCGGTGGCGTCGACCAGCAGCATCACCGCGCCCGATCCTGCCCGGCACGGCCCTCCGCCGGGTCCGGCGTCCGGTGGTCAGTAA
- a CDS encoding alpha/beta fold hydrolase translates to MDVTYEGTKKELATDEGVLRYHEAGEGEPLILLHGSGPGVTGWRNYRGNLEVFAKHFHTYVLEFPGFGVSDAVQGHPVLTAGSSVIRFMDGLGIESAAIVGNSMGGVVGINLAIKHPDRITKLVTIGGVGPNIFSPSPSEGLRLLQEFTDNPDRDKLVRWLNSMVWNPAVVTEELIEERWEAAINPDAHKTAQLMYGSKAFAMQQQFLANADIAPYWAMMHKIKCPTLLTWGRDDRVSPPDMAIVPMRLIPNAELHIFPNSGHWVMIEAKQAFEQTVVDFLRR, encoded by the coding sequence GTGGACGTGACATACGAGGGCACCAAGAAGGAACTGGCCACCGATGAGGGTGTGCTGCGCTACCACGAGGCCGGGGAGGGCGAGCCGCTGATCCTGCTGCACGGCTCCGGGCCCGGCGTAACCGGATGGCGTAATTACCGCGGGAACCTCGAGGTTTTCGCGAAGCATTTCCACACCTATGTCTTGGAGTTCCCCGGGTTCGGCGTCAGCGACGCCGTGCAGGGGCACCCGGTCTTGACGGCCGGCTCCTCGGTGATCCGGTTCATGGACGGCCTCGGCATCGAATCCGCCGCCATTGTCGGGAACTCCATGGGTGGAGTCGTCGGCATCAATCTGGCGATCAAGCACCCCGATCGCATCACCAAACTCGTCACCATCGGCGGCGTGGGCCCGAACATCTTCAGCCCGAGCCCCAGTGAGGGCCTGCGCCTGCTGCAGGAGTTCACCGATAACCCCGATCGCGACAAGTTGGTCCGCTGGCTCAATTCGATGGTGTGGAATCCCGCCGTGGTCACCGAGGAACTCATCGAGGAGCGTTGGGAAGCGGCGATCAACCCGGACGCGCATAAAACCGCGCAGCTGATGTACGGCTCCAAAGCCTTTGCGATGCAACAGCAGTTCCTCGCGAACGCCGACATCGCACCGTACTGGGCGATGATGCACAAGATCAAGTGCCCGACACTGCTCACCTGGGGCCGCGACGACAGGGTCAGCCCGCCGGACATGGCGATCGTGCCGATGCGGCTCATCCCCAACGCCGAGTTGCACATCTTCCCCAACAGCGGCCACTGGGTGATGATCGAAGCCAAGCAGGCCTTCGAGCAGACGGTCGTGGACTTCCTGCGGCGCTAG
- the rpsQ gene encoding 30S ribosomal protein S17, with translation MSDTKKAAGPKHTPATEQPRGRRKTAIGYVVSDKMQKTIVVELESRNRHSLYGKIIRTTSKVKAHDENGDAGVGDRVSLMETRPTSATKRWRLVEVLEKAK, from the coding sequence GTGAGCGACACCAAGAAGGCCGCAGGCCCCAAGCACACCCCGGCCACCGAGCAGCCGCGCGGCCGTCGTAAGACCGCCATCGGCTATGTCGTGTCGGACAAGATGCAGAAGACCATCGTGGTCGAGCTCGAGTCCCGCAACCGGCACTCGCTGTACGGCAAGATCATTCGCACCACGTCGAAGGTCAAGGCCCACGACGAGAACGGTGACGCCGGTGTCGGCGACCGCGTCTCGCTGATGGAGACCCGTCCGACGTCGGCCACCAAGCGGTGGCGCCTCGTCGAGGTGCTCGAGAAGGCCAAGTAG
- the rpmC gene encoding 50S ribosomal protein L29, whose translation MAVGISAGELRESTEEELITKLRESKEELFNLRFQMATGQLANNRRLRAVRGEIARIYTVMRERELGLAAGPDSEDSK comes from the coding sequence ATGGCAGTGGGAATTTCCGCTGGCGAACTGCGGGAAAGCACCGAGGAAGAGCTGATCACCAAGCTGCGTGAGTCGAAGGAAGAGCTGTTCAACCTGCGCTTCCAGATGGCCACCGGCCAGCTCGCCAACAACCGTCGGCTGCGTGCGGTGCGCGGGGAGATCGCGCGCATCTACACGGTGATGCGTGAGCGCGAGCTCGGATTGGCCGCAGGACCCGATAGCGAGGACAGCAAGTGA
- the rplP gene encoding 50S ribosomal protein L16 codes for MLIPRKVKHRKQHHPKKKGTASGGTTVAFGDYGIQALGHAYITNRQIESARIAINRHIKRGGKVWINIFPDRPLTKKPAETRMGSGKGSPEWWVANVKPGRVLFELSYPNEETAREALTRAIHKLPIKARIITREEQF; via the coding sequence ATGCTGATTCCCCGTAAGGTCAAGCACCGCAAGCAGCATCACCCGAAGAAGAAGGGCACCGCCTCGGGCGGTACCACTGTCGCCTTCGGTGACTACGGCATTCAGGCGCTGGGCCATGCATACATCACGAACCGGCAGATCGAGTCCGCTCGTATCGCCATCAACCGGCACATCAAGCGTGGCGGCAAGGTGTGGATCAACATCTTCCCCGACCGTCCGCTGACCAAGAAGCCCGCCGAAACCCGCATGGGTTCCGGTAAGGGTTCGCCGGAGTGGTGGGTTGCGAACGTCAAGCCCGGTCGCGTTCTGTTCGAGTTGAGCTACCCGAACGAGGAGACCGCGCGCGAAGCGTTGACGCGCGCGATCCACAAGCTGCCGATCAAGGCGCGCATCATCACACGAGAGGAGCAGTTCTGA
- the rpsC gene encoding 30S ribosomal protein S3: protein MGQKINPHGFRLGITTDWKSRWYADKQYADYVKEDVAIRRLLATGLERAGIAKVEIERTRDRVRVDIHTARPGIVIGRRGTEADRIRADLEKLTKKQVQLNILEVKNPEAEAQLVAQGVAEQLSNRVAFRRAMRKAIQSAMRQPNVKGIRVQCSGRLGGAEMSRSEFYREGRVPLHTLRADIDYGLYEAKTTFGRIGVKVWIYKGDIVGGKRELAASVAAPAGDRPRRERPAGARPRRSGASGTTATSTEAGRAAAETPASDGASAPSAETTES, encoded by the coding sequence GTGGGCCAGAAGATCAATCCGCACGGTTTCCGGCTCGGTATCACCACCGACTGGAAGTCCCGCTGGTACGCCGACAAGCAGTACGCGGACTACGTGAAGGAAGACGTGGCGATCCGCCGCCTCCTGGCCACTGGCCTGGAGCGCGCCGGCATTGCCAAGGTGGAGATCGAGCGCACCCGTGACCGGGTTCGCGTTGACATCCACACCGCACGTCCCGGCATCGTCATCGGCCGTCGTGGCACCGAGGCCGACCGCATCCGCGCCGACCTGGAGAAGCTGACCAAGAAGCAGGTGCAGCTGAACATCCTCGAGGTGAAGAACCCCGAGGCCGAGGCTCAGCTGGTTGCCCAGGGTGTCGCCGAGCAGCTTTCGAATCGTGTGGCATTCCGCCGCGCGATGCGCAAGGCCATCCAGTCGGCCATGCGTCAGCCGAACGTCAAGGGCATCCGGGTGCAGTGCTCCGGCCGCCTCGGCGGTGCTGAGATGAGCCGCTCGGAGTTCTACCGCGAAGGTCGGGTGCCGCTACACACGCTGCGCGCCGATATCGACTACGGCCTGTACGAAGCCAAGACCACCTTCGGCCGCATCGGTGTGAAGGTCTGGATCTACAAGGGCGACATCGTCGGTGGCAAGCGCGAGCTCGCCGCCTCGGTGGCCGCGCCTGCCGGTGACCGTCCCCGCCGTGAGCGTCCGGCCGGTGCCCGTCCGCGTCGTAGTGGCGCTTCGGGTACCACCGCGACGAGCACCGAGGCCGGCCGTGCCGCCGCAGAGACCCCTGCCTCGGACGGAGCTAGCGCTCCGTCCGCAGAAACCACGGAGAGCTAA
- the rplV gene encoding 50S ribosomal protein L22 encodes MTTTTEYPSAKAVARFVRVSPTKARRVIDLVRGKSVTDAIDILRWAPQAASEPVSKVIASAAANAQNNDGLDPSTLVVTEIFADEGPTAKRIRPRAQGRAFRIRKRTSHITVVVESRPKSEKGGKGGTSQAAARARRAEGSKAAANKTTAEAKGGSR; translated from the coding sequence ATGACTACAACGACTGAATACCCATCGGCCAAGGCCGTTGCACGGTTCGTGCGGGTCTCGCCGACCAAGGCACGCCGGGTCATCGACCTGGTGCGCGGCAAGTCGGTAACCGACGCCATCGACATCCTGCGGTGGGCACCGCAGGCAGCCAGCGAGCCGGTTTCCAAGGTCATCGCGAGCGCTGCTGCCAACGCGCAGAACAACGACGGACTGGATCCCTCCACCCTTGTGGTGACGGAGATCTTCGCCGACGAAGGCCCGACCGCTAAGCGCATCCGTCCCCGCGCGCAGGGTCGTGCATTCCGGATCCGCAAGCGCACCAGCCACATCACCGTGGTGGTGGAGAGCCGTCCCAAGTCCGAGAAGGGTGGTAAGGGCGGAACCTCACAGGCCGCCGCTCGCGCCCGCCGGGCCGAGGGCTCGAAGGCTGCCGCCAACAAGACCACCGCTGAGGCGAAGGGAGGCTCGCGCTAG
- the rpsS gene encoding 30S ribosomal protein S19 has product MPRSLKKGPFIDDHLLKKVDVQNEKNTKQVIKTWSRRSTIIPDFIGHTFAVHDGRKHVPVFVTEAMVGHKLGEFAPTRTFKGHIKDDRKSKRR; this is encoded by the coding sequence ATGCCACGCAGCCTCAAGAAGGGCCCGTTCATCGACGACCATCTGCTCAAGAAGGTCGACGTACAGAACGAGAAGAACACCAAGCAGGTCATCAAGACCTGGTCGCGTCGGTCGACCATCATCCCCGACTTCATCGGCCACACCTTCGCGGTGCACGACGGGCGCAAGCACGTCCCCGTCTTCGTCACCGAAGCAATGGTCGGTCACAAGCTGGGTGAGTTCGCCCCGACGCGGACCTTCAAGGGTCACATCAAGGACGACCGAAAGAGCAAGCGGCGCTAA
- the rplB gene encoding 50S ribosomal protein L2 — protein MAIRKYKPTTPGRRGSSVADFSEITRSTPEKSLVRPLHGTGGRNAHGRITTRHKGGGHKRAYRLIDFRRHDKDGVNAKVAHIEYDPNRTARIALLHFLDGEKRYIIAPVGLSQGDVVESGANADIKPGNNLPLRNIPTGTTVHAVELRPGGGAKMARSAGAGIQLLGKEGAYASLRMPSGEIRRVDVRCRATVGEVGNAEQANINWGKAGRMRWKGKRPTVRGVVMNPVDHPHGGGEGKTSGGRHPVSPWGKPEGRTRKPNKASDKLIVRRRRTGKKR, from the coding sequence ATGGCTATTCGCAAGTACAAGCCGACGACCCCCGGTCGCCGCGGCTCGAGCGTCGCCGATTTCTCGGAGATCACTCGCTCGACTCCCGAGAAGTCGCTGGTTCGCCCGCTGCACGGCACCGGTGGCCGTAACGCCCACGGCCGCATCACCACTCGTCACAAGGGTGGTGGCCACAAGCGTGCCTACCGGTTGATTGATTTCCGTCGCCACGACAAGGACGGCGTCAACGCCAAGGTCGCGCACATCGAGTACGACCCCAACCGCACCGCGCGTATCGCGCTGCTGCACTTTCTGGACGGCGAGAAGCGTTACATCATCGCGCCGGTCGGGCTGTCGCAGGGTGACGTGGTGGAGTCGGGCGCCAACGCCGACATCAAGCCGGGTAACAACCTGCCGCTGCGCAACATCCCGACGGGTACCACCGTGCACGCCGTCGAGCTGCGTCCCGGTGGTGGAGCCAAGATGGCCCGCTCTGCCGGTGCCGGTATCCAGCTGCTGGGTAAGGAAGGCGCTTACGCATCCCTGCGTATGCCCAGCGGTGAGATCCGCCGTGTCGACGTGCGCTGCCGCGCCACCGTCGGCGAGGTCGGCAACGCCGAGCAGGCCAACATCAACTGGGGTAAGGCCGGCCGTATGCGGTGGAAGGGCAAGCGCCCCACCGTCCGTGGTGTCGTGATGAACCCGGTCGACCACCCGCACGGTGGTGGTGAAGGTAAGACCTCCGGTGGTCGTCACCCGGTGAGCCCGTGGGGCAAGCCCGAAGGCCGCACCCGCAAGCCCAACAAGGCGAGCGACAAGCTCATCGTCCGTCGCCGGCGCACCGGCAAGAAGCGCTAG
- the rplW gene encoding 50S ribosomal protein L23: protein MATIADPRDIILAPVISEKSYSLIEDNVYTFIVHPDSNKTQIKIAIEQIFSVKVSSVNTANRQGKRKRTRTGFGQRKSTKRAIVTLAPGSKPIDLFGAPA from the coding sequence ATGGCAACCATCGCTGACCCCCGCGACATCATCCTGGCCCCGGTGATCTCGGAGAAGTCGTACTCGTTGATCGAAGACAACGTGTACACCTTCATCGTCCACCCGGACTCGAACAAGACGCAGATCAAGATCGCCATCGAGCAGATCTTCAGCGTCAAGGTCTCCTCGGTGAACACCGCCAACCGGCAGGGCAAGCGCAAGCGCACCCGCACCGGTTTCGGACAGCGCAAGAGCACCAAGCGCGCCATCGTCACCCTGGCACCGGGTAGCAAGCCGATCGACCTGTTTGGAGCCCCCGCGTAG
- the rplD gene encoding 50S ribosomal protein L4, translating into MKIAVKAPGGKTDGSIELPAELFDAPANIALLHQVVTAQLAAGRQGTHSTKTRGLVSGGGKKPYRQKGTGRARQGSTRAPQFTGGGIVHGPQPRDYSQRTPKKMIAAALRGALSDRARNGRIHAITELVAGQEPSTKSAKSFLAEISDRKQVLVVLGRDDLTSVKSVRNLPNVHVLAYDQLNTYDVLKADDVVFSVEALNGFINAKKKEEVSA; encoded by the coding sequence TTGAAGATCGCAGTCAAGGCTCCGGGTGGCAAGACGGACGGCTCCATCGAGCTGCCGGCCGAATTGTTCGACGCCCCAGCCAATATCGCGCTGCTGCACCAGGTGGTGACCGCTCAGCTGGCCGCAGGCCGTCAGGGCACCCACTCCACCAAGACGCGTGGCCTGGTGTCCGGTGGTGGCAAGAAGCCTTACCGCCAGAAGGGAACCGGCCGTGCCCGTCAGGGTTCGACCCGCGCCCCGCAGTTCACCGGTGGTGGCATCGTCCACGGCCCGCAGCCGCGTGACTACAGCCAGCGCACGCCCAAGAAGATGATCGCTGCCGCCCTGCGCGGTGCGCTGTCTGACCGGGCTCGCAACGGCCGGATCCACGCGATCACCGAACTGGTTGCCGGACAAGAGCCCTCGACCAAGAGCGCCAAGTCGTTCCTGGCCGAGATCAGCGACCGCAAGCAGGTACTGGTGGTGCTGGGCCGCGACGATCTGACTTCGGTCAAGAGCGTCCGGAACCTGCCGAACGTGCATGTGCTGGCCTACGACCAGCTCAATACCTATGACGTGCTGAAGGCCGATGACGTGGTGTTCAGCGTCGAGGCCCTCAACGGCTTCATCAACGCCAAGAAGAAAGAGGAGGTGTCGGCCTGA
- the rplC gene encoding 50S ribosomal protein L3 has product MARKGILGTKLGMTQVFDDNNRVVPVTVVKAGPNVVTRIRTPEQDGYSAVQLAFGEISPRKVTKPVTGQFAAAGINPRRHLAELRLDDEAAAAEYEVGQELTAEIFSDGAYVDVTGTSKGKGFAGTMKRHGFSGQGASHGAQAVHRRPGSIGGCATPGRVFKGTRMSGRMGSDRVTTQNLVVHKVDAENGVLLIKGAIPGRKGGLVVVRTAVKRGEK; this is encoded by the coding sequence ATGGCAAGAAAAGGAATTCTGGGCACCAAGCTGGGTATGACACAGGTGTTCGACGACAACAACCGGGTTGTCCCGGTGACCGTCGTCAAGGCCGGACCCAATGTGGTGACCCGCATCCGCACCCCCGAGCAGGACGGCTATAGCGCCGTTCAGCTGGCTTTCGGTGAGATCAGCCCGCGCAAGGTGACCAAGCCGGTCACCGGTCAGTTCGCTGCCGCGGGTATCAACCCCCGTCGCCATCTGGCCGAGCTGCGTCTGGACGACGAGGCCGCTGCCGCCGAGTACGAGGTCGGTCAGGAGCTGACCGCCGAGATCTTCAGTGACGGCGCGTACGTGGACGTCACCGGAACCTCGAAGGGCAAGGGCTTCGCCGGAACCATGAAGCGTCACGGCTTCAGTGGTCAGGGCGCAAGCCACGGTGCACAGGCCGTGCACCGTCGTCCCGGCTCGATCGGTGGCTGCGCCACCCCGGGTCGTGTCTTCAAGGGCACGCGGATGTCCGGACGTATGGGTAGCGATCGCGTCACCACGCAGAACCTGGTGGTGCACAAGGTTGATGCTGAGAACGGCGTACTGCTGATCAAGGGTGCCATCCCCGGACGTAAGGGTGGCCTGGTTGTGGTCCGCACCGCTGTCAAGCGAGGTGAGAAGTAG
- the rpsJ gene encoding 30S ribosomal protein S10 — protein MAGQKIRIRLKAYDHEAIDASARKIVETVTRTGASVVGPVPLPTEKNVYCVIRSPHKYKDSREHFEMRTHKRLIDILDPTPKTVDALMRIDLPASVDVNIQ, from the coding sequence GTGGCGGGACAGAAGATCCGCATCAGGCTCAAGGCCTACGACCATGAGGCTATTGATGCCTCTGCGCGCAAGATTGTTGAGACGGTGACCCGTACCGGCGCGAGTGTCGTTGGACCTGTGCCGCTGCCAACCGAGAAGAACGTGTATTGCGTTATCCGGTCGCCGCACAAGTACAAGGATTCGCGCGAGCACTTCGAGATGCGCACCCACAAGCGGCTCATCGACATCCTCGACCCGACGCCGAAGACGGTTGACGCGCTCATGCGCATCGACCTGCCGGCCAGCGTCGACGTGAACATCCAGTAG
- a CDS encoding pyridoxine/pyridoxamine 5'-phosphate oxidase — MRWSDADGGRSFLRALPVLSGSAPPFNIDDAPDEPLPLFAEWIEQAVQAGVPEPHAMTISTVDAQGAPRARVLIVKAIDENGWHFAASSVSQKGRDLSSHPVAALTFHWPAVVRQVRVVGTVVDDGAQASAADFLGRPIGSRAMALTLRQSQPLADTAEIDAELEKAHRKLADDPELVPVEWVSYSVRPTQVEFWQGSPDRKHLRLSYQCTDDGWERTRLWP, encoded by the coding sequence GTGCGCTGGTCAGATGCCGACGGAGGGCGTTCATTTCTGCGGGCACTGCCCGTCCTCTCCGGCAGTGCACCACCGTTCAATATCGACGACGCCCCTGATGAACCGCTCCCCTTGTTCGCCGAATGGATCGAGCAAGCGGTGCAGGCAGGCGTTCCCGAGCCGCACGCGATGACGATCTCGACGGTCGATGCGCAGGGTGCACCGCGCGCCCGGGTGCTGATCGTGAAGGCCATCGACGAGAACGGCTGGCATTTCGCGGCGAGCTCGGTGAGCCAGAAGGGCCGCGATCTGTCGTCGCATCCTGTCGCCGCGCTGACCTTCCACTGGCCCGCGGTGGTGCGGCAGGTTCGAGTAGTGGGCACGGTTGTCGACGACGGTGCGCAGGCGAGCGCTGCCGACTTCCTGGGTAGGCCCATCGGATCCCGGGCAATGGCATTGACGCTGCGACAGAGCCAGCCGCTGGCGGACACCGCGGAAATCGACGCCGAGCTTGAAAAGGCCCACCGAAAGTTGGCGGACGACCCGGAGCTGGTGCCGGTCGAGTGGGTGTCTTACTCGGTACGGCCCACGCAGGTGGAGTTCTGGCAGGGCTCCCCCGATCGGAAGCACCTGCGGCTGAGTTACCAATGCACTGACGACGGATGGGAGCGCACACGGCTCTGGCCGTGA
- a CDS encoding hotdog fold domain-containing protein produces MSASPTYKAWQRLQNKPGGSALFSAAMMARVPYFASVVPHVHRMEPGYCEVTAPKWYFVYNHLKTFHAIAACNLAEVAMGMLMEATTPSSHRWIPKAMNVQYLGKATTSLRAIAKLEGLDFASITEGTDVVVPISITDRDGKEVVKAEITTWVTPA; encoded by the coding sequence GTGAGTGCATCTCCGACCTATAAGGCCTGGCAGCGTCTGCAGAACAAGCCCGGCGGCTCCGCCCTGTTCTCCGCTGCCATGATGGCCCGTGTCCCCTACTTCGCCTCCGTGGTGCCGCATGTGCACCGGATGGAGCCCGGCTACTGCGAGGTGACCGCTCCCAAGTGGTACTTCGTCTACAACCATCTCAAGACATTCCACGCGATCGCCGCATGCAACCTGGCCGAGGTCGCGATGGGCATGTTGATGGAGGCAACCACCCCGTCCTCGCATCGGTGGATTCCCAAGGCGATGAATGTGCAGTACCTCGGTAAGGCCACCACCTCGCTGCGGGCGATCGCCAAGCTGGAGGGCCTGGACTTCGCCTCGATTACCGAAGGCACCGATGTGGTGGTGCCGATCAGCATCACCGATCGTGATGGCAAGGAAGTGGTGAAGGCAGAGATCACCACCTGGGTGACCCCCGCCTAA
- a CDS encoding cytochrome P450, which produces MATALSEIEEAGRVLADPTAYADEPRLHDALTLLRREQPVARVVTDNYRPFWAVTKHDDIMDVERDNTLWINEPRPLLMNLEQEAELDKQAAMGIELKTLVHIDDPKHRVLRAIGADWFRPKAMRDMKLRTDELAARYVNKLLEAGGTCDFAQDVAVHFPLYVIMSLLGIPESDFDRMLKLTQELFGGDDTEFQRGATPEEQLLALLDFFGYFSGLTASRRENPTDDLASTIANAKVDGELLSDVDTASYYTIIATAGHDTTSATIAGGLEALLQHPDQLARLRENPDLMPLAVDEMIRWVTPVKEFMRTATADTEIRGVSIAEGDSVLLSYPSGNRDEDTFGNPFTFDVGRDPNKHLAFGFGVHFCLGAALARMEVNSFFSALLPRLESIEIDGDVERMSTIFVGGIKHLPIRYSLR; this is translated from the coding sequence ATGGCCACCGCACTGTCTGAAATCGAGGAAGCCGGCCGAGTATTGGCCGATCCGACCGCCTATGCCGACGAGCCCCGCCTGCACGACGCGCTGACCCTGTTACGGCGTGAACAACCCGTGGCGAGAGTCGTCACCGACAACTATCGACCGTTCTGGGCGGTCACCAAGCACGACGACATCATGGACGTCGAGCGCGATAACACGCTCTGGATCAACGAACCGCGTCCGCTGCTGATGAACCTCGAGCAAGAGGCCGAGCTGGACAAGCAGGCAGCCATGGGGATCGAGCTCAAGACCCTGGTCCATATCGACGATCCCAAGCATCGTGTGCTGCGCGCCATCGGAGCCGACTGGTTCCGGCCGAAGGCCATGCGGGACATGAAACTCCGCACCGATGAACTCGCCGCCCGATACGTGAACAAACTGCTGGAGGCCGGCGGTACCTGCGATTTCGCACAGGATGTCGCGGTGCACTTCCCGCTGTACGTCATCATGTCGCTGCTCGGCATTCCCGAATCGGACTTCGACCGGATGCTCAAACTCACCCAGGAACTCTTCGGTGGTGACGACACCGAATTCCAGCGCGGCGCCACTCCGGAGGAGCAGCTGCTGGCCCTGCTGGATTTTTTCGGATACTTCAGCGGTCTGACCGCATCTCGCCGCGAGAACCCCACCGATGACCTGGCATCGACGATCGCCAACGCGAAGGTGGACGGTGAGCTGCTCAGCGACGTCGACACCGCCTCGTACTACACGATCATCGCCACCGCCGGGCACGACACCACCAGCGCCACCATCGCCGGTGGGCTCGAAGCACTGCTGCAGCATCCGGACCAGTTGGCACGGCTGCGCGAGAATCCCGATCTCATGCCGTTGGCGGTCGACGAGATGATCCGATGGGTGACACCGGTCAAGGAGTTCATGCGCACCGCGACGGCCGATACCGAGATTCGTGGTGTCTCCATCGCCGAGGGTGATTCGGTGCTGCTCTCTTACCCCTCGGGTAACCGCGACGAAGACACCTTCGGTAATCCGTTCACCTTCGATGTGGGTCGAGATCCGAACAAACACTTGGCGTTCGGATTCGGTGTGCACTTCTGCCTGGGTGCCGCGCTGGCGCGGATGGAGGTCAACAGTTTCTTCTCGGCACTACTGCCCCGGCTGGAATCCATCGAGATCGACGGAGATGTCGAGCGGATGTCGACCATATTCGTCGGGGGCATCAAGCACTTGCCCATCCGCTACAGCTTGCGGTGA